One Amycolatopsis sp. NBC_00355 genomic window carries:
- a CDS encoding molybdopterin-dependent oxidoreductase has product MPIPKEEQFKAAAHNERVTSKIGLALAVTFTTCFVTGLISHFIQHPPEWFFWPSRPVGLYRVTQGLHVISGVASIPLLLAKLWSVYPKLFGRPLVRSLPHALERLSILVLSGSAFFELTTGLLNVAQNYPWAFYFPQVHYAVAWLAIGSILVHVAVKLPVIRRALSRVSGEAEERPATGLSRRGFLRTTGLATGVAVVATAGATVPFLRGVSGLAWKTGKGTQGLPVNRTAVAAGVTQTAQAAAWRLSVVTPRGTTNFSLDELRALPQTTAELPIACVEGWSQSATWRGISLPTLLKATGAQPGTAVRVSSLERAGLYGVSVLPGEHTADDLTLLALELNGDVLDLDHGFPCRIIAPNRPGVLQTKWVTKLEAL; this is encoded by the coding sequence CTGCCGATCCCGAAGGAAGAGCAGTTCAAGGCCGCGGCGCACAACGAGCGCGTGACGTCGAAGATCGGGTTGGCGCTCGCGGTCACCTTCACGACCTGCTTCGTGACGGGCCTGATCAGCCACTTCATCCAGCACCCGCCGGAGTGGTTCTTCTGGCCGAGCCGCCCGGTCGGGCTATACCGGGTCACGCAGGGGCTGCACGTGATCTCCGGCGTGGCGTCGATCCCCCTGCTGCTGGCGAAACTGTGGAGCGTCTACCCGAAGCTGTTCGGCCGGCCGCTGGTCCGCTCGCTGCCGCACGCTCTCGAACGGCTGTCGATCCTGGTGCTCTCGGGTTCGGCGTTCTTCGAGCTGACGACCGGCCTGCTGAACGTCGCGCAGAACTACCCGTGGGCGTTCTACTTCCCGCAGGTCCACTACGCGGTCGCGTGGCTGGCGATCGGGTCGATCCTGGTGCACGTCGCGGTCAAGCTGCCGGTCATCCGCCGCGCGCTGAGCCGGGTCAGCGGCGAGGCCGAGGAGCGTCCCGCCACCGGGCTGTCGCGGCGCGGTTTCCTCCGCACCACGGGCCTGGCGACCGGTGTCGCGGTCGTCGCCACGGCCGGCGCCACGGTTCCCTTCCTGCGCGGCGTTTCCGGCCTCGCCTGGAAGACGGGCAAGGGCACGCAGGGCCTGCCGGTGAACCGCACGGCCGTGGCCGCGGGCGTCACGCAGACCGCGCAAGCGGCGGCCTGGCGGCTCTCGGTGGTGACCCCGCGCGGCACCACGAATTTCTCGCTCGACGAGCTGCGCGCCCTGCCGCAGACGACGGCCGAACTGCCGATCGCGTGTGTCGAAGGCTGGAGCCAGTCGGCGACCTGGCGCGGGATCTCCTTGCCGACGCTGCTGAAAGCCACCGGCGCACAACCGGGCACGGCGGTGCGAGTGTCCTCTTTGGAGCGTGCCGGGCTGTACGGCGTCAGCGTGCTCCCGGGCGAGCACACCGCCGACGACCTGACGCTGCTCGCGCTGGAGCTCAACGGCGACGTCCTCGACCTCGACCACGGCTTCCCCTGCCGGATCATCGCGCCGAACCGGCCCGGGGTGCTGCAGACGAAGTGGGTCACAAAACTGGAGGCCCTGTGA
- a CDS encoding TIGR04282 family arsenosugar biosynthesis glycosyltransferase yields MTARFVLLVVAKAPVPGFAKTRLCPPATPVQAAEIAASALLDTLDAVCAVPGAEPVVAMTGDLGAATRGAEIGLALRRTTVIPQRGWDFGARLANAHADAAAVHAGLPILQIGMDTPQVTPGSLAATIAPVLRNSRDSVLGPAADGGWWALGLTDPRAAQALAGVPMSRDDTGERTLRALITCGLEPWQATELSDVDTMADARGVALECPGSRFAGAVAAVDRAVA; encoded by the coding sequence ATGACGGCCCGGTTCGTGCTGCTGGTCGTGGCCAAGGCCCCCGTGCCGGGGTTCGCCAAGACCCGGCTCTGCCCACCCGCGACCCCGGTCCAGGCGGCGGAGATCGCCGCGTCCGCTTTGCTCGACACGCTCGACGCCGTCTGCGCGGTGCCCGGCGCCGAGCCGGTGGTCGCGATGACCGGCGACCTCGGCGCGGCCACCCGGGGCGCCGAAATCGGCCTCGCGCTGCGCCGCACCACCGTGATCCCGCAGCGTGGCTGGGACTTCGGCGCCCGGCTGGCGAACGCCCACGCCGATGCCGCCGCGGTGCACGCCGGGCTCCCGATCCTGCAGATCGGCATGGACACCCCGCAGGTCACGCCGGGATCGCTGGCCGCGACGATCGCCCCGGTCCTGCGCAACAGCCGCGACTCCGTGCTCGGGCCGGCCGCGGACGGCGGCTGGTGGGCCCTCGGCCTCACCGACCCGCGGGCCGCGCAGGCGCTCGCGGGCGTCCCGATGTCCCGCGACGACACCGGCGAGCGCACGCTGCGCGCCCTCATCACGTGCGGCCTGGAGCCGTGGCAGGCCACCGAACTGTCCGATGTGGACACGATGGCCGACGCCCGCGGAGTGGCGCTCGAATGCCCCGGCAGCCGGTTCGCCGGCGCCGTCGCGGCCGTCGATCGGGCGGTCGCCTGA
- the mscL gene encoding large-conductance mechanosensitive channel protein MscL → MLKGFKDFLMRGNVVDLAVAVVIGSAFTAIVTAFTTGLIKPLISTIGGTDAAQGLGYQIFDNNKATFLDIGSVINAAINFVLVAAVVYFVIVLPVKHVQERRKRGQEPGPSEPTDVELLIEIRDLLRAQAQRDGGRD, encoded by the coding sequence GTGCTCAAGGGTTTCAAGGACTTCCTGATGCGCGGCAACGTCGTCGACCTCGCCGTAGCGGTGGTCATCGGCTCGGCGTTCACGGCCATCGTCACGGCGTTCACCACCGGCCTCATCAAGCCCCTGATCAGCACGATCGGCGGCACGGACGCCGCGCAGGGCCTCGGCTACCAGATCTTCGACAACAACAAAGCCACGTTCCTGGACATCGGCAGCGTGATCAACGCGGCGATCAACTTCGTGCTGGTCGCGGCGGTGGTCTACTTCGTGATCGTGCTGCCGGTGAAGCACGTGCAGGAGCGGCGCAAGCGCGGCCAGGAGCCGGGCCCCTCGGAGCCGACCGACGTCGAGCTGCTCATCGAGATCCGCGACCTGCTGCGGGCCCAGGCCCAGCGCGACGGCGGCCGCGACTGA
- a CDS encoding response regulator transcription factor, with product MTGDQAGRVLVVDDDETVRDVVRRYLEVAGFTVDMAGDGAEGLAKFATHEPDLVVLDVMMPGINGLEVCKRLRQVSQVPIVMLTALGEEENRIAGLQLGADDYVTKPFSPKELALRVASVLRRARMPRPTPAAAELVDGDLRLQMTARTATLGGRELPLTTREFDLLAFFLGHPGVAYSRADLLEKVWGWDFGDQSTVTVHVRRLREKIEREPAKPTRVATVWGVGYRYDREQP from the coding sequence ATGACAGGCGATCAGGCGGGCCGTGTGCTCGTGGTCGACGACGACGAGACCGTGCGCGACGTCGTGCGCCGCTACCTCGAGGTGGCCGGGTTCACCGTCGACATGGCCGGCGACGGTGCCGAGGGGCTGGCGAAGTTCGCCACCCACGAGCCCGACCTGGTCGTCCTCGACGTGATGATGCCGGGGATCAACGGCCTCGAGGTGTGCAAGCGGCTGCGCCAGGTCAGCCAGGTGCCGATCGTCATGCTCACCGCGCTCGGCGAGGAGGAGAACCGGATCGCCGGGCTCCAGCTCGGCGCCGACGACTACGTGACAAAACCCTTCAGCCCCAAGGAACTCGCCCTGCGCGTGGCGTCCGTGCTGCGCCGTGCGCGGATGCCCCGGCCGACACCGGCGGCCGCGGAACTCGTCGACGGCGACCTGCGGCTGCAGATGACCGCCCGCACCGCGACCCTCGGCGGCCGTGAGCTCCCGCTCACCACCCGGGAGTTCGATCTGCTGGCCTTCTTCCTCGGCCACCCCGGCGTCGCCTACTCGCGGGCGGACCTGCTGGAGAAGGTCTGGGGCTGGGACTTCGGCGATCAGTCCACTGTGACCGTCCACGTGCGACGGTTGCGCGAGAAGATCGAGCGCGAACCGGCCAAGCCGACCCGGGTCGCGACCGTCTGGGGCGTCGGCTACCGCTACGACCGGGAGCAACCGTGA
- a CDS encoding sensor histidine kinase, with amino-acid sequence MIEPGESFGEILAHLWHILPLALLFALPVAVLGGVVLYVLRRGSLATTLTVLVLIPVLSTLVGVLGVSGFMFTPALTTMLLVCLLVGVITVPAAIILGRAIARRSVWEREARNRERAAEASRRELVAWISHDLRSPLAGIQAMAEALADGVVSERDEVADYAQRISGETTRLSGMVGDLFELSRITAGALELTMSAVPLRDVVSDAVAAQSPVAERKRVRVLANAESWPIVTGSDPELARIVRNLVSNAIRHTPPDGTVAVQIGVDGDEALLAVDDSCGGIPDDEIGRVFDVAFRGTQARTPERSGTTTGGGLGLAIAKGLVEAHRGKIGVHNHGPGCRFEVRLPLAMS; translated from the coding sequence GTGATCGAGCCTGGCGAGTCCTTCGGCGAGATCCTGGCGCACCTGTGGCACATCCTGCCGCTGGCGCTGCTGTTCGCCCTGCCCGTGGCCGTGCTGGGCGGCGTGGTGCTCTACGTGCTGCGCCGCGGTTCCCTGGCCACCACGCTGACCGTGCTGGTGCTGATCCCGGTGCTCTCGACGCTCGTCGGCGTGCTGGGCGTCAGCGGGTTCATGTTCACCCCGGCGCTGACCACGATGCTGCTGGTCTGCCTGCTCGTCGGGGTGATCACCGTGCCCGCCGCGATCATCCTCGGCCGCGCCATCGCCCGCCGCAGCGTGTGGGAGCGGGAGGCGCGGAACCGCGAACGCGCGGCCGAGGCATCGCGGCGCGAACTGGTCGCCTGGATCAGCCACGACCTGCGCAGCCCGCTGGCCGGCATCCAGGCGATGGCGGAGGCCCTCGCCGACGGCGTCGTCTCCGAACGCGACGAGGTCGCCGACTACGCCCAGCGGATCAGTGGCGAGACCACCCGGCTGTCCGGGATGGTCGGCGACCTGTTCGAGCTCTCGCGGATCACCGCGGGCGCGCTCGAGCTCACGATGTCGGCGGTGCCGCTGCGGGACGTCGTCAGCGACGCCGTCGCGGCCCAGAGCCCGGTCGCCGAGCGGAAGCGGGTGCGCGTACTCGCCAACGCCGAGTCCTGGCCGATCGTCACCGGCAGCGACCCGGAACTGGCCCGGATCGTGCGGAACCTGGTGTCCAACGCGATCCGCCACACCCCGCCGGACGGGACGGTCGCGGTGCAGATCGGCGTCGACGGCGACGAGGCCCTGCTCGCCGTCGACGACTCCTGCGGCGGCATCCCCGACGACGAGATCGGCCGCGTCTTCGACGTCGCCTTCCGCGGGACGCAGGCCCGCACGCCCGAGCGCAGCGGGACGACCACCGGCGGCGGGCTCGGACTGGCCATCGCCAAGGGCCTGGTCGAAGCGCACCGCGGGAAGATCGGCGTGCACAACCACGGCCCGGGCTGCCGCTTCGAAGTCCGCCTGCCGCTGGCGATGTCGTAG
- a CDS encoding MogA/MoaB family molybdenum cofactor biosynthesis protein yields the protein MERSAQRLGRALVVIVDDRVAHGEHEDATGPLVTELLEEAGFIVDGVVVVEAGAVGIRNALNTAVIGGADLVITVGGTGVLPRDNTPDATAGVLDRPIPGISEAIRASGLAAGAVDAGISRGLAGVSGSTLVVNLAGSRSAVRDGMATLTSLVPHVIDELSGLEEV from the coding sequence ATGGAACGGAGTGCACAACGGCTGGGCCGGGCCCTCGTGGTCATCGTGGACGATCGCGTGGCGCACGGCGAGCACGAGGACGCCACGGGACCGCTGGTGACCGAGCTGCTCGAAGAAGCGGGCTTCATCGTCGACGGCGTGGTTGTCGTCGAGGCCGGGGCCGTGGGTATCCGCAATGCGCTCAACACGGCCGTGATCGGCGGCGCCGACCTGGTGATCACCGTCGGCGGCACCGGGGTGCTGCCGCGAGACAACACCCCCGACGCCACCGCCGGGGTGCTCGACCGGCCCATCCCGGGCATCAGCGAGGCGATCCGCGCGTCCGGCCTGGCGGCCGGCGCCGTCGACGCCGGGATCTCGCGGGGGCTCGCGGGCGTCTCGGGCAGCACGCTGGTGGTCAACCTCGCCGGCTCGCGCTCCGCGGTGCGGGACGGGATGGCGACCCTGACCTCGCTGGTGCCGCACGTGATCGACGAGCTTTCGGGCCTCGAAGAGGTGTAA
- a CDS encoding S1C family serine protease, with product MTENDPTAHDPATPRPSADAQPGSGQEAAPGGWAGSPYGEQSATASGSPYSDQSASGSPYGDPASPSGGTPQYAAPAEPSYHAVTGADPSYGAQNPWSAQGAQTPPQGHHQQSVYPPPNPYAQPGTSVYNAPPAPPAKRSGGKLLAGVALVALLVGGIAGGAVGYLTGGTSGPSSNALDAPKPAQQTGNAPAGSVESVAQKLSPSVVELQVSGQQGAGEGSGFVISTDGYILTNNHVVEVAAGGGQIQAVFQDGRKAAAKVVGRDPTTDIAVVKVDGVGNLTPVEIGRSDDLRVGQSVVAIGSPFELAGTVTSGIVSSLHRPVRAGGSTGDQTTVMDAVQTDAAINPGNSGGPLANMSGQVIGINSAIYSPQSGQQGQGQGASEGGNVGIGFAIPIDQARRTADTIIKTGQAVQTYIGAQVKDAPQGGAELGAITAGSPAEKAGLKSGDIVTKIDDRTIDSSDTLVAAIRTRAPDEKATFTLQGGRTVEVTLGGQPVTPN from the coding sequence ATGACCGAGAACGACCCCACCGCGCACGACCCCGCGACCCCGCGGCCCTCCGCGGACGCCCAGCCCGGCTCCGGCCAGGAGGCCGCCCCGGGCGGTTGGGCCGGGAGTCCGTACGGCGAGCAGAGCGCCACCGCGTCCGGCAGCCCGTACAGCGACCAGAGCGCGTCCGGCAGTCCTTACGGCGACCCGGCGTCCCCGTCCGGCGGCACGCCGCAGTACGCGGCGCCGGCCGAGCCGTCCTACCACGCGGTCACGGGGGCCGATCCGTCCTACGGGGCGCAGAACCCCTGGTCCGCGCAGGGCGCGCAGACACCGCCGCAGGGGCACCACCAGCAGAGCGTCTACCCGCCGCCGAACCCGTACGCGCAGCCCGGCACGTCGGTCTACAACGCGCCTCCCGCCCCGCCGGCGAAGCGCTCCGGCGGCAAGCTGCTCGCCGGCGTCGCGCTGGTTGCGCTGCTGGTCGGCGGCATCGCCGGCGGCGCCGTCGGGTACCTCACGGGCGGGACGTCGGGCCCGTCGAGCAACGCGCTCGACGCGCCGAAGCCGGCCCAGCAGACGGGCAACGCGCCCGCCGGATCGGTCGAATCCGTCGCGCAGAAGCTGTCGCCGAGCGTCGTCGAGCTGCAGGTGAGCGGGCAGCAGGGGGCCGGCGAGGGCTCCGGGTTCGTCATCAGCACCGACGGCTACATCCTGACCAACAACCACGTCGTCGAGGTCGCCGCGGGCGGCGGGCAGATCCAGGCCGTGTTCCAGGACGGCCGCAAGGCCGCGGCCAAGGTCGTCGGCCGCGACCCGACCACGGACATCGCGGTGGTCAAGGTCGACGGCGTCGGCAACCTGACCCCGGTCGAGATCGGCCGGTCCGACGACCTGCGCGTCGGCCAGTCCGTCGTCGCCATCGGCTCGCCGTTCGAGCTGGCCGGCACGGTCACTTCGGGCATCGTCAGCTCGCTGCACCGGCCGGTCCGGGCGGGCGGCAGCACCGGTGACCAGACCACGGTGATGGACGCCGTCCAGACCGACGCCGCGATCAACCCGGGCAACTCGGGCGGTCCGCTGGCCAACATGTCCGGCCAGGTCATCGGCATCAACTCGGCGATCTACAGCCCGCAGTCCGGGCAGCAGGGGCAGGGGCAGGGCGCGTCCGAGGGCGGCAACGTCGGCATCGGCTTCGCCATCCCGATCGACCAGGCGCGCCGCACGGCGGACACGATCATCAAGACCGGCCAGGCCGTGCAGACCTACATCGGCGCGCAGGTCAAGGACGCCCCGCAGGGCGGCGCCGAGCTCGGGGCCATCACCGCGGGCAGCCCGGCGGAGAAGGCCGGCCTCAAGTCGGGCGACATCGTGACGAAGATCGACGACCGCACCATCGACTCGTCCGACACGCTCGTCGCCGCGATCCGCACCCGGGCGCCGGACGAGAAGGCCACGTTCACCCTGCAGGGTGGCCGCACGGTCGAGGTGACCCTCGGCGGGCAGCCCGTCACCCCCAACTGA
- a CDS encoding glycosyltransferase family 2 protein: MDVVLPCLDEAGALPGVLGGLPPGYRAIVVDNGSADGSPEVAAALGAKVIHEPRRGYGAAVHTGLEAATADIVCFADADGSLDLADLPRLVDAVVAGADLAVGRRVPTGPGVWPWHARAGNIVLSLLLRSRGLPVRDIAPLRAADRRALLGLGVTDRAFGYPLELLIKAQRAGWRVDESDVRYGERAKGTKSKVSGSVRGTLRAVRDFGRVLAR; encoded by the coding sequence GTGGACGTGGTCCTCCCCTGTCTCGACGAGGCGGGCGCCCTGCCCGGTGTACTCGGCGGCCTGCCGCCGGGCTACCGCGCGATCGTGGTCGACAACGGTTCGGCCGACGGCTCACCCGAGGTGGCGGCCGCGCTCGGCGCGAAAGTGATCCACGAGCCGCGACGCGGGTACGGCGCGGCCGTGCACACCGGTTTGGAGGCCGCCACCGCGGACATCGTGTGCTTCGCCGACGCCGACGGCTCGCTGGATCTCGCCGACCTGCCCCGGCTGGTCGACGCGGTCGTGGCCGGCGCCGACCTGGCCGTCGGACGCCGGGTGCCGACCGGTCCCGGGGTGTGGCCGTGGCACGCGCGGGCCGGCAACATCGTGCTTTCGCTGCTGCTGCGCAGTCGCGGGCTGCCGGTCCGGGACATCGCGCCGTTGCGTGCCGCGGATCGGCGGGCGTTGCTCGGCCTCGGCGTCACGGATCGCGCGTTCGGCTATCCCCTCGAGCTGCTGATCAAGGCGCAGCGCGCCGGATGGCGGGTCGACGAATCCGACGTCCGCTACGGCGAGCGGGCCAAGGGCACGAAGTCGAAGGTGTCCGGCTCGGTGCGGGGCACGCTGCGCGCGGTCCGCGACTTCGGGCGGGTGCTGGCGCGATGA
- a CDS encoding SAF domain-containing protein produces MDVLAKLRSPDLTRLQGRRTRLLRRWLAAGLLLTGLLLVAHPGSARGAPTIPTVVAARDLPSGTMLRAADVRLADFPGEARPSGALSTLDVAAGRLLAGAVRAGEPLTDVRLASTIPAPGDPATATVPVRLADSAVAELLRPGQRVDVVAAPEPGTSASVLAGGATVVTISSPDAASARPLAGPAKGPLVLLRLPEAIATRVAAISLDRPVTVTLR; encoded by the coding sequence GTGGACGTCTTGGCGAAGCTCCGCTCACCCGATCTCACCCGGCTGCAGGGCCGGCGGACAAGGTTGCTCCGCCGCTGGCTCGCCGCCGGTCTGCTGCTGACCGGGCTGCTGCTCGTGGCCCATCCAGGCTCCGCGCGTGGCGCGCCGACGATCCCGACCGTCGTCGCGGCGCGCGATCTCCCGTCCGGCACCATGCTCCGTGCCGCCGATGTCCGCTTGGCCGATTTCCCTGGTGAGGCGCGCCCGTCCGGCGCGCTGAGCACCCTCGACGTCGCCGCCGGGCGGCTGCTGGCGGGCGCCGTCCGCGCCGGGGAACCCTTGACCGACGTCCGGCTGGCGAGCACCATCCCCGCACCGGGTGATCCCGCGACGGCGACCGTCCCGGTCCGGCTGGCCGACTCGGCGGTGGCCGAACTGCTGCGGCCCGGGCAGCGCGTCGACGTCGTGGCCGCGCCGGAGCCGGGAACGTCCGCGTCCGTGCTGGCCGGCGGGGCGACCGTGGTGACGATCTCATCGCCGGACGCGGCCTCGGCGCGTCCGCTGGCCGGGCCGGCCAAGGGACCGCTTGTGCTGCTCCGGCTCCCGGAAGCGATCGCGACGAGGGTGGCGGCGATTTCACTGGACCGTCCGGTAACGGTTACTCTCCGCTAG
- a CDS encoding methyltransferase domain-containing protein — protein MTAPASTGSEFDHGLLGHRCWLELPSGERIELPVERWAQASDGDEVLLDTCTGPTLDIGCGPGRLTAALAERGVVALGVDSSRTAVRLTRRRGGNALHRNVFDHIPGEGRWQHVLLADGNIGIGGDPAALLRRVAQLIAADGDVLVELDPPGGGLRHERVRLRPGHADVAWFTWAWVGVDAIAEVANRAGLHVDRTTRHGHRWFARLEKP, from the coding sequence ATGACGGCGCCGGCGAGCACCGGAAGCGAGTTCGACCACGGCCTGCTCGGCCACCGCTGCTGGCTCGAACTGCCCAGCGGCGAGCGGATCGAGCTGCCGGTCGAGCGCTGGGCCCAGGCGTCCGACGGTGACGAGGTGCTGCTCGACACCTGCACCGGCCCGACCCTCGACATCGGCTGCGGCCCGGGACGGCTCACCGCCGCGCTGGCCGAACGCGGCGTCGTCGCGCTGGGCGTGGACAGCTCGCGCACCGCCGTCCGCCTGACCCGCCGGCGTGGTGGTAATGCGTTGCACCGCAACGTCTTCGACCACATTCCCGGCGAAGGCCGCTGGCAGCACGTCCTGCTGGCCGACGGCAACATCGGCATCGGCGGCGACCCCGCGGCGCTGCTGCGTCGCGTGGCCCAGCTGATCGCCGCGGACGGTGACGTCCTGGTCGAGCTGGACCCGCCCGGCGGCGGCCTGCGGCACGAGCGCGTCCGGCTGCGGCCCGGCCACGCCGACGTCGCGTGGTTCACCTGGGCCTGGGTCGGCGTGGACGCCATCGCCGAGGTCGCGAACCGGGCCGGGCTGCACGTCGACCGGACCACCCGGCACGGCCACCGCTGGTTCGCCCGGTTGGAGAAGCCGTGA
- a CDS encoding NAD-dependent epimerase/dehydratase family protein, translating into MRVLVTGGAGFIGSHIADLLADAGDDVVVLDNLLPTAHGSRTPPAYTGRHRFLRGDVTDTEIVAELLAGVDAVCHQAAVVGHGIDPSDAPSYALHNDYGTAVLLAGMHAAGVAKLVLASSMVVYGEGRYSCPDHGVVPPSPRRASDVDAGRFEPRCPVCGAELAWQLVPEDAPLNPRSTYAATKLAQEHLAGAWARQTGGSVWAMRYHNVYGPRMPQNTPYAGVASLFRSALVRGEAPLVLEDGRQQRDFVHVHDVARANVLALRTDGPAGDITPVNVCSGTPHTVGELAGELARACDGPAPRVVGGARAADVRHVVADPARARELLGFTAEVGFATGIDGFATAELRDPVSV; encoded by the coding sequence ATGCGCGTACTGGTCACCGGCGGAGCCGGGTTCATCGGGTCTCACATCGCCGATCTGCTGGCCGATGCGGGCGACGACGTCGTGGTGCTCGACAACCTGCTCCCCACGGCCCACGGCTCCCGCACACCACCGGCGTACACCGGCAGGCACCGGTTCCTGCGCGGCGACGTGACGGACACCGAGATCGTCGCCGAGCTGCTGGCCGGCGTCGACGCGGTGTGCCACCAGGCGGCCGTCGTCGGGCACGGGATCGACCCCTCGGACGCGCCGTCGTACGCCCTGCACAACGACTACGGCACGGCCGTGCTGCTGGCCGGGATGCACGCGGCCGGCGTGGCGAAGCTGGTGCTGGCGTCGTCGATGGTCGTCTACGGCGAAGGCCGGTACTCGTGCCCGGACCACGGCGTCGTCCCGCCGTCGCCGCGCCGGGCGTCCGATGTGGACGCGGGCCGGTTCGAGCCGCGCTGCCCGGTCTGCGGCGCCGAACTGGCCTGGCAGCTGGTGCCCGAGGACGCGCCGCTGAACCCCCGCAGCACCTACGCGGCGACGAAGCTGGCGCAGGAACACCTGGCCGGCGCGTGGGCCCGGCAGACCGGCGGCAGCGTCTGGGCGATGCGCTACCACAACGTCTACGGGCCGCGGATGCCCCAGAACACCCCGTACGCCGGCGTCGCGTCGCTGTTCCGCTCGGCGCTGGTCCGCGGTGAGGCACCGCTGGTCCTCGAAGACGGCCGACAGCAGCGCGACTTCGTGCACGTCCACGACGTCGCGCGGGCGAATGTGCTCGCCCTGCGCACCGACGGCCCGGCGGGCGACATCACCCCGGTCAACGTCTGCTCCGGCACCCCGCACACGGTCGGCGAGCTGGCCGGGGAGCTGGCGCGGGCGTGCGACGGCCCGGCACCGCGGGTCGTCGGCGGGGCCCGGGCCGCGGACGTCCGGCACGTCGTCGCCGACCCCGCGCGGGCCCGGGAGCTGCTCGGGTTCACCGCGGAGGTCGGGTTCGCCACCGGCATCGACGGCTTCGCGACGGCGGAACTGCGGGACCCGGTTTCGGTCTGA